The sequence CACCGAGATTGAAGTGAGCACGGAGATTAGCAACCTCAAGGCGAGGGAATTCTACAAAAGCATGGGCTTCGAAGAGGTTGGAATCCTATTAGAAATGGATTTGGATTGAAAAAGAAAAGCTCAAATCTGATCAAGAAGCTTTTTACATTTCTCTTCATATTCCTCTTGGGAAAGAACTCCCATATCGTAAAGCTCTTTA comes from Thermococcus litoralis DSM 5473 and encodes:
- a CDS encoding SHOCT domain-containing protein; translation: MERGIRIPKSQEDPLEKLKRLKELYDMGVLSQEEYEEKCKKLLDQI